The following proteins are co-located in the Deferribacterota bacterium genome:
- a CDS encoding HAMP domain-containing sensor histidine kinase — MSEYVLSNLPYVVINSNKEIIDYSYNFESIWNELVRLNIKDIQEYIFEKLYNNKPIINFGSKIYFILADKSKELTIIYFIDITAITQYLEDYFDINSFFHELKNPLTVIDGVVQLLQREKLDSYLNKCISVINSETNRIKSLLDDFKSISKQQIFKNPFDVKEFIDELITSFNIAFPDINIKLEFDPNLDIINGDRNKLYSAFYNILKNACEAQKEGIVKLTAFIDPVVKYYDKHLDKGLLMARFNIIDYAGGINTEIREKIFNPFFTTKSKGHGLGLTIAKKIIESHNGKIDIKCINGLETTFSILLPL, encoded by the coding sequence ATGAGTGAATATGTTCTAAGCAATTTGCCTTATGTAGTTATTAATAGCAACAAAGAGATAATAGATTATTCATATAATTTTGAAAGCATATGGAATGAGTTGGTACGCTTAAATATTAAAGATATCCAGGAATATATATTTGAAAAATTATATAATAATAAACCTATAATTAATTTTGGTTCAAAAATTTATTTCATTCTAGCAGATAAATCAAAGGAGCTAACAATAATATATTTTATTGATATTACAGCTATTACACAATACTTAGAGGATTATTTTGATATTAATTCTTTTTTTCATGAATTAAAAAACCCCTTAACAGTTATTGATGGTGTTGTTCAACTTTTACAAAGAGAAAAGTTAGATAGTTATCTAAATAAGTGTATTAGCGTTATTAATTCAGAGACAAATAGGATTAAAAGTTTATTAGATGATTTTAAATCTATCTCAAAACAACAAATATTTAAAAACCCCTTTGATGTAAAAGAATTTATTGATGAACTAATAACCTCTTTTAATATAGCTTTCCCAGATATTAATATTAAGCTGGAATTTGATCCCAATCTTGATATAATTAATGGTGATAGGAATAAGCTTTATAGTGCATTTTATAATATATTGAAAAATGCCTGTGAAGCTCAAAAAGAGGGCATAGTAAAGCTAACAGCTTTTATAGATCCTGTGGTAAAATATTATGATAAACATTTAGATAAGGGTTTATTGATGGCAAGATTTAATATTATTGATTATGCTGGTGGTATTAACACTGAAATAAGGGAGAAGATTTTTAACCCCTTTTTCACAACAAAATCTAAAGGACATGGCTTGGGTTTAACTATTGCAAAAAAGATTATCGAAAGTCATAATGGAAAGATAGATATTAAGTGTATTAATGGATTAGAGACTACATTTTCAATCCTCTTACCTTTATAA
- a CDS encoding PBP1A family penicillin-binding protein → MIKRLLKYITFTFLFIIIISLFSLGIYLYKLNQELPSIKELKNYKYKTPTTIYDSNNKVIAELGKEIRYPVKLNKIPNDLINALVAVEDSRFYEHEGIDFLSIIRAFFANLRAGRIVEGGSTLTQQLVKVIYLSPEKKLKRKVKEAILAYKLDKFLSKQEILELYLNEVYLGRGAYGVQAAAKFYFGKDVSELNLAECALIASLPKAPGYYAPHLHHDRALERRNYALLRMYEEGYVTESEYKDATRQPVRIIEERPQRIKMAEYFIEFILDYLKEKLGVNNIGNGGYKIYTTINREYQLKAGRVNRINLFNISKRQGYMGPITNISENDYKNRLDKYKYLENYDIKIAKAEEVEKNFVYIVIDDKKEKLDIRQNKWARPVNSSMRSLEDFRLILKKGDFILVYNSGGTTYLYQEPKIEGALLAINPLNGDILTMVGGFNFNKSMFNRAVMSKRQVGSLFKPLVYATAVDNGFDLTYQIFDAPVIKKATIDEYWKPENFEERFYGFTTLKRGLIKSRNIVTVKLADKLGVNRIIEYAKKFGISSEFNRDLSISLGSSAISLKEMVYAYSAFPNKGEIYKMRPIRYVLDSGGKEIYSEKPKIKYKPIKESTAHIMVDALIDVVENGTGRKAKHIPRFIGGKTGSTNNYRDAWFIGFLPNLVVGVWVGFDDFSSIGPLETGARAALPAFVDFMESVLDDVDYKTFPTSKNVTYYKVDKKTYKKTEAINVPFTFEPYADDMPNEIAN, encoded by the coding sequence ATGATAAAAAGATTATTAAAATACATAACATTTACATTTTTATTTATTATTATAATTTCATTGTTTTCACTTGGTATATATTTGTATAAGCTAAATCAAGAGCTACCATCTATAAAAGAATTGAAGAATTATAAATATAAAACACCAACGACCATATATGATTCAAATAATAAGGTTATTGCTGAATTGGGTAAGGAGATAAGATATCCAGTGAAGTTAAATAAAATACCAAATGATCTTATAAATGCATTGGTGGCTGTTGAAGATAGCCGTTTTTACGAGCATGAAGGCATAGATTTTTTAAGTATAATAAGAGCTTTTTTTGCTAATCTGAGAGCTGGCAGAATTGTAGAAGGGGGTTCTACTCTTACACAACAACTCGTTAAGGTAATATATCTATCGCCTGAGAAAAAGCTGAAAAGAAAGGTAAAAGAGGCAATACTTGCCTATAAACTAGATAAGTTCCTATCTAAACAAGAAATTCTAGAACTCTATTTGAATGAGGTATATTTGGGTAGAGGTGCATACGGTGTTCAAGCAGCTGCAAAATTTTACTTTGGGAAAGATGTATCAGAGTTAAATTTAGCTGAATGCGCTCTTATTGCTTCTCTTCCAAAAGCCCCTGGTTACTATGCGCCTCATTTGCATCATGATAGAGCATTAGAGAGGAGAAACTACGCATTACTTAGAATGTATGAAGAGGGTTATGTAACTGAGAGCGAATATAAAGATGCTACAAGACAACCTGTCAGAATTATAGAAGAGAGACCACAAAGGATAAAAATGGCAGAATATTTTATAGAGTTTATTTTAGATTATCTAAAAGAGAAGTTAGGTGTCAATAATATTGGAAATGGGGGATACAAAATATATACAACAATAAATAGAGAATATCAATTAAAAGCAGGAAGGGTTAATAGAATAAATCTATTTAATATATCAAAGAGGCAGGGTTATATGGGCCCAATAACAAATATTAGCGAAAATGATTATAAGAATAGATTAGATAAATATAAATATCTAGAAAACTATGATATTAAAATAGCTAAAGCAGAAGAGGTAGAAAAAAATTTCGTATATATTGTTATTGATGATAAAAAGGAGAAACTTGATATAAGGCAAAATAAATGGGCAAGGCCTGTTAATAGTAGCATGAGATCATTAGAGGATTTTAGGCTTATTTTAAAAAAAGGTGATTTTATCTTGGTGTATAATAGTGGTGGTACTACCTATTTATATCAAGAACCTAAGATTGAAGGAGCATTATTAGCAATTAACCCATTAAATGGAGATATACTTACTATGGTTGGCGGTTTTAATTTTAATAAGTCTATGTTTAATAGAGCTGTAATGTCTAAAAGACAAGTAGGTTCACTTTTTAAACCTTTAGTATATGCTACAGCTGTTGATAATGGATTTGATCTAACATACCAGATATTTGATGCACCTGTGATAAAAAAAGCAACAATTGATGAATATTGGAAGCCAGAGAATTTTGAAGAGAGATTTTATGGTTTTACTACTTTAAAAAGAGGTCTTATAAAATCAAGGAATATAGTTACGGTGAAACTAGCAGATAAATTAGGTGTGAACAGGATTATAGAATATGCTAAAAAATTTGGCATTAGTTCTGAGTTTAATAGAGATCTCTCAATAAGCCTTGGTTCAAGTGCAATTTCACTAAAGGAGATGGTATATGCCTATTCAGCCTTTCCTAATAAAGGCGAGATTTACAAAATGAGACCAATTAGATATGTTTTAGATAGCGGGGGCAAGGAGATATATAGTGAAAAACCAAAAATAAAATATAAGCCTATCAAAGAATCAACTGCGCATATTATGGTTGATGCTTTAATAGATGTCGTAGAAAATGGAACTGGAAGAAAGGCGAAGCACATCCCTAGATTTATAGGGGGCAAAACAGGATCTACAAATAATTACAGAGATGCTTGGTTTATTGGTTTTTTGCCTAATTTAGTGGTAGGCGTTTGGGTTGGTTTTGATGATTTTTCATCTATAGGTCCTTTAGAAACTGGTGCTAGAGCTGCCTTGCCAGCGTTTGTTGATTTTATGGAAAGTGTATTAGATGATGTTGACTATAAAACTTTCCCTACCTCTAAAAATGTTACCTATTATAAGGTAGACAAAAAAACCTATAAGAAAACTGAGGCTATAAATGTTCCTTTTACTTTTGAACCCTATGCAGATGATATGCCAAATGAAATAGCAAATTAA